A window of Chryseobacterium shandongense genomic DNA:
TTACCATGACATTCTTCCTTGCTATCCTTACCTATTTAATTACTACATTCTCTGCAAATAAAGATTACTGGAAACATATTTTCTGGATGCCGGGAGTTCCTGTTCCAATGAAACTGATCATGTTGCCAATCGAGTTATTAGGAACAATTACAAAACCTTTTGCATTGATGATCCGTCTTTTCGCAAACATGACTGCAGGACACATCGTAGTAATGAGTTTGATCGGGCTGATCTATGTATTCAAGAATGTTGTTGCAGGTGTTGCATTCCCATTCCTTACATTAGTAATTTATTTACTGGAAGTGTTAGTAGCATTCCTGCAGGCTTATATCTTTACAATGCTTTCCGCTTTGTTTATCGGAATGGCTGTACAGGATCATGAGCATGAGCACCATGCGGCTCATTAATAAATGAGAATTGAAAATAGTAAAAAGAAACAAATTTTTTAAAATTATATATTATGGAAATCCCTAAAATTGTAGGTGCTGGTATCGTAGTACTAGGTGTAGGTATCGGTCTTGGTAAAATCGGAGCTGCTGCTCTTGAAGCTATCGCTAGACAACCTGAACAATCTGGAAAAATCCAAACAGCTATGCTTATCGCAGCTGCACTTGTAGAAGGTGTTGCGTTTGCTGCTCTA
This region includes:
- the atpE gene encoding ATP synthase F0 subunit C; the protein is MEIPKIVGAGIVVLGVGIGLGKIGAAALEAIARQPEQSGKIQTAMLIAAALVEGVAFAALFAVN